In Methanomassiliicoccales archaeon, the DNA window CATCCAAAATGGTTTTGATCCATTCCAAAAGGTGAGGTCTTCAAAGAGTTAGGTGCCAGGCGACAACTTTAAAAACCAACCCTTAAAGCTAAATGCAGAAGTTAATTTTTGGGTTAGATTTATAACTCCGTCTTTTGAAAATCAAAGAGGTGATTGAGATGAATCCATTCCATGATTTGGAGCCCGGACCAGAAGTACCGGAAGTTGTTTACGCGTTAATAGAGATTCCAAAGGGAAGCAGAAACAAGTATGA includes these proteins:
- a CDS encoding inorganic pyrophosphatase, which encodes MNPFHDLEPGPEVPEVVYALIEIPKGSRNKY